One segment of Drosophila ananassae strain 14024-0371.13 chromosome 3R, ASM1763931v2, whole genome shotgun sequence DNA contains the following:
- the LOC6498732 gene encoding meiosis regulator and mRNA stability factor 1 isoform X3, with translation MLPGIFPTYGVKTATSSISTQLCQYAHSQGIGISYYNSLYMPYNQNPTCETSATAGALLHRPMVNEYQQPLQQQVYHQPSTMHKQASNMCSLLQPLNPLSLPSSSRGLLKSLPTSEVTTNSFLMQDFTKSNIPQSCAEKNCLKKFDSLVDFDEGPLVNEMHCLASIKDVRDTVTLQITNLDYSLDESSLRSFLLNQLKPITPVLSLVFEGSAYAKVTVPDLYFAKQVVSNMHRKKIGHKRMLVSYTRDSSLTEVNTLRCQVAGLLKDVPYYTLPMYKFRELFQSRFKTSISVLDLYKMSDVCTITSDNNEDKFISLQPDLLNTLENSPLMEELQHSVPYCTMHFRREQHKGWAEQEIEPLPNVFMSISEIQNLIYPLLKLHTGDVPVATLLYCIEEQLQVKILANESGVNLEHLVCCVQGIQIHCNNFGIKILGWLEINKDRAFHLSSNISSLSSGDRSIGSAASGLKHSLSDPLYQISREVIELVKMSPKSTMKFNRFIPAYHNHFGKQCRVADYGYTKLIELFEALSSVVQIMGDGENRQITLTHRTQTRRFTSDLLRVLRAHGNNSVLLSQLPGILSQSQNKNFDISDYGVCSIVDILDGLVNSNIVVVNTVQNGKDILISMPKRKQTSNELEKTSVFAGEIVELLQNSLQYSILFQKFVRSYHYHFSYQCRLSDYGFLKLTDLMDAIQGLVEMEIASDEDKKICLSPYVARRVFAEQCGDLINNAKNIRNAVKLDHVLKLHKKKFGYQMQAQTLGASDMMAAVKMLPYIEVKNIDQAIWLICRKDDLSFRNFCYRACTHLIRSELLDQGPYAGTEGNTHFDQSNKNSKHISKDQFINEFNSQNKYHLNDSILSSMSHAIEIYKYADKECVRLTGLLRFLVSIVRILEHRRSMHLHEIKKSLKCGLGATFEFGFPNLYELLSAYEDLFTLDYGASHERCNVSLNANCELRLCTQLRYLDMFGSIKFTNAKKQIDEFESNKNNFANSVIAFPTSENTSLSITNSSLISSFGSGQGNSSFTDSMDMNDNFLNSSLKLFNSSFNTSGDLDASLGAGDLTKIVPNVPMTENYYEHSLPKLWRRRKVSSYPQPLQHMNTNISQQKRKASNGLYDLMSSSKQLKGSFYGPPKPDIPSDDRLPFWIDPIWSNKAEEPNPMNIVNVRPEFNSKNTFPLLLSPYTISKNENIKRKLLGMDNHDRKIA, from the exons ATGCTACCGGGAATATTTCCTACTTATGGAGTGAAAACTGCAACATCTTCCATTTCCACTCAGCTATGCCAGTATGCTCACTCTCAAGGAATTGGTATTAGCTATTATAATAGCCTTTATATGCCTTACAACCAGAATCCCACCTGTGAGACTTCAGCAACGGCAGGAGCTCTGTTACATCGTCCGATGGTTAACGAATATCAGCAGCCGCTGCAGCAACAGGTCTACCACCAACCTTCTACAATGCACAAACAGGCTTCCAACATGTGTAGTTTACTTCAGCCTCTCAATCCGTTATCCCTCCCGTCATCAAGCAGGGGACTATTAAAAAGCTTGCCTACttcagaagtaactactaacAGTTTCTTAATGCAAGACTTCACTAAAAGCAATATACCACAAAGCTGTGCAGAAAAAAACTGCCTAAAAAAATTTGATAGTCTAGTTGATTTTGATGAAGGACCATTAGTGAATGAAATGCACTGCCTTGCATCCATAAAAGACGTAAGAGATACAGTTACATTGCAGATTACTAATCTTGATTACTCGCTGGACGAGTCAAGCCTACGAAGTTTTCTTTTGAATCAACTAAAGCCTATTACTCCGGTATTATCCCTTGTTTTTGAAGGCAGTGCATATGCCAAAGTCACTGTTCCTGACCTTTAT TTTGCAAAGCAAGTTGTTTCCAATATGCATCGAAAAAAGATTGGTCATAAACGCATGCTGGTTAGTTACACACGTGACTCTTCGCTTACCGAAGTCAACACCTTGCGGTGCCAAGTAGCTGGTCTTCTAAAg GATGTTCCATACTATACACTCCCCATGTATAAGTTTCGAGAGCTCTTTCAGTCGCGCTTTAAAACTTCGATAAGTGTGCTGGATTTGTACAAAATGTCTGATGTTTGCACGATTACTTCTGATAACAATGAGGATAAGTTTATCAGTTTGCAGCCCGATCTTTTGAATACTCTGGAAAACTCGCCTTTAATGGAGGAACTTCAACACAGTGTTCCATATTGTACGATGCACTTTAGGAGAGAACAGCACAAGGGTTGGGCGGAACAGGAAATCGAGCCCTTGCCAAATGTTTTCATGAGTATATCAGAAATACAAAACCTTATCTATCCACTGTTAAAGCTTCATACTGGTGACGTTCCGGTTGCTACTCTTCTTTACTGTATTGAAGAACAGTTACAAGTAAAGATATTAGCAAATGAAAGTGGAGTAAATCTTGAGCATTTGGTCTGTTGTGTCCAAGGGATTCAAATCCATTGCAATAATTTTGGGATAAAAATTCTTGGATGGTTGGAAATTAATAAAGATAGAGCTTTTCACTTAAGTTCTAATATTAGCAGTCTAAGTTCCGGAGATCGCTCTATTGGTTCAGCCGCAAGTGGTTTAAAACACTCTTTATCGGACCCACTTTATCAAATCTCACGTGAAGTTATTGAGTTAGTTAAGATGTCGCCAAAGTCCACAATGAAGTTTAACCGCTTTATTCCAGCTTATCACAATCATTTTGGCAAGCAATGCAGAGTTGCAGATTATGGCTACACAAAACTGATTGAGCTTTTTGAAGCTCTATCCTCTGTAGTGCAAATAATGGGAGACGGCGAAAATCGTCAAATTACGCTCACGCACCGAACCCAAACACGCAGATTTACATCAGATCTTTTGCGTGTTTTACGTGCCCATGGTAATAATTCCGTTCTTCTGTCTCAATTACCAGGAATTTTATCGCaatcacaaaataaaaattttgataTTTCGGACTACGGTGTATGCAGCATTGTGGATATATTGGATGGTTTGGTAAATTCAAATATTGTAGTAGTAAACACTGTTCAGAATGGAAAGGACATTCTTATCTCAATGCCGAAACGAAAGCAAACAAGTAATGAATTAGAAAAAACTAGTGTGTTCGCTGGCGAAATAGTCGAACTCCTTCAAAACTCACTACAGTATTCAATATTATTTCAAAAGTTTGTTCGATCCTACCATTACCACTTCTCATATCAGTGTCGCCTCAGTGATTACGGCTTCCTTAAATTAACTGATCTCATGGATGCTATTCAGGGCTTGGTAGAGATGGAAATAGCATCCGATGAGGACAAAAAAATTTGTCtttctccatatgtggctaGAAGGGTTTTTGCAGAGCAATGCGGTGACCTAATTAATAATGCCAAAAACATAAGAAATGCCGTAAAACTTGATCATGTTCTTAAgttgcacaaaaaaaagtttggtTACCAAATGCAAGCGCAGACATTAGGTGCTTCTGATATGATGGCGGCTGTTAAAATGTTACCGTACATTGaagtaaaaaatatagatCAAGCCATATGGCTAATATGTCGCAAAGATGATTTATCATTTCGAAATTTCTGTTATCGTGCATGTACGCATCTTATTCGATCAGAGTTATTGGATCAAGGACCTTATGCAGGCACTGAAGGAAATACACATTTTGATCAGTCCAACAAAAACTCAAAACACATTTCGAAGGATCAATTTATAAATGAGTTTAACAgccaaaataaatatcatCTCAACGATTCGATTTTGTCATCTATGAGTCATGCTATTGAG attTATAAATACGCTGACAAGGAGTGTGTTCGTCTTACTGGCCTTTTGAGATTCTTGGTTTCTATagttcgcattctagagcatCGGCGAAGTATGCACCTGCATGAAATAAAGAAGAGTTTAAAATGCGGTCTTGGCGCTACTTTTGAATTTGGATTCCCTAATTTATACGAACTACTTTCCGCATATGAAGATCTCTTTACATTGGACTATGGAGCATCTCATGAAAGATGTAATGTTTCATTAAACGCTAATTGCGAGT TGCGCCTTTGTACCCAGCTAAGATACCTGGACATGTTTGGCTCCATTAAATTTACAAACGCAAAGAAG CAGATCGACGAATTCGAATCCAATAAGAACAATTTTGCAAATAGTGTCATCGCGTTTCCTACTTCAGAAAATACTTCTTTGTCAATTACCAATTCATCACTAATCAGTAGTTTTGGATCAGGTCAAGGAAATTCCAGTTTCACCGACAGTATGGATATGAACGACAATTTTCTTAATTCTTCCCTTAAATTATTCAACAGTTCTTTTAACACATCTGGGGATTTAGACGCTAGTTTGGGAGCAGGTGATTTGACTAAGATAGTCCCAAATGTCCCAATGACAGAAAATTACTATGAACATTCTTTGCCCAAACTTTGGCGTCGACGTAAAGTCAGTTCCTACCCGCAACCCTTGCAACATATGAATACAAATATTTCgcaacaaaaacgaaaagctTCTAATGGCCTTTACGACCTCATGAGCTCTAGTAAACAATTGAAAGGATCATTTTATGGACCACCAAAACCAGATATTCCATCGGatgat AGACTTCCGTTTTGGATTGATCCGATATGGAGCAACAAAGCTGAGGAGCCAAATCCAATGAATATTGTCAATGTTCGACCTGAATTCAACTCCAAAAATACTTTCCCATTGCTATTATCTCCATATACAATTTCTAAGAATGAGAATATAAAACGAAAACTATTAGGCATGGATAATCACGATCGCAAAATAgcataa
- the LOC6498732 gene encoding meiosis regulator and mRNA stability factor 1 isoform X1, giving the protein MLPGIFPTYGVKTATSSISTQLCQYAHSQGIGISYYNSLYMPYNQNPTCETSATAGALLHRPMVNEYQQPLQQQVYHQPSTMHKQASNMCSLLQPLNPLSLPSSSRGLLKSLPTSEVTTNSFLMQDFTKSNIPQSCAEKNCLKKFDSLVDFDEGPLVNEMHCLASIKDVRDTVTLQITNLDYSLDESSLRSFLLNQLKPITPVLSLVFEGSAYAKVTVPDLYFAKQVVSNMHRKKIGHKRMLVSYTRDSSLTEVNTLRCQVAGLLKDVPYYTLPMYKFRELFQSRFKTSISVLDLYKMSDVCTITSDNNEDKFISLQPDLLNTLENSPLMEELQHSVPYCTMHFRREQHKGWAEQEIEPLPNVFMSISEIQNLIYPLLKLHTGDVPVATLLYCIEEQLQVKILANESGVNLEHLVCCVQGIQIHCNNFGIKILGWLEINKDRAFHLSSNISSLSSGDRSIGSAASGLKHSLSDPLYQISREVIELVKMSPKSTMKFNRFIPAYHNHFGKQCRVADYGYTKLIELFEALSSVVQIMGDGENRQITLTHRTQTRRFTSDLLRVLRAHGNNSVLLSQLPGILSQSQNKNFDISDYGVCSIVDILDGLVNSNIVVVNTVQNGKDILISMPKRKQTSNELEKTSVFAGEIVELLQNSLQYSILFQKFVRSYHYHFSYQCRLSDYGFLKLTDLMDAIQGLVEMEIASDEDKKICLSPYVARRVFAEQCGDLINNAKNIRNAVKLDHVLKLHKKKFGYQMQAQTLGASDMMAAVKMLPYIEVKNIDQAIWLICRKDDLSFRNFCYRACTHLIRSELLDQGPYAGTEGNTHFDQSNKNSKHISKDQFINEFNSQNKYHLNDSILSSMSHAIEIYKYADKECVRLTGLLRFLVSIVRILEHRRSMHLHEIKKSLKCGLGATFEFGFPNLYELLSAYEDLFTLDYGASHERCNVSLNANCELRLCTQLRYLDMFGSIKFTNAKKQIDEFESNKNNFANSVIAFPTSENTSLSITNSSLISSFGSGQGNSSFTDSMDMNDNFLNSSLKLFNSSFNTSGDLDASLGAGDLTKIVPNVPMTENYYEHSLPKLWRRRKVSSYPQPLQHMNTNISQQKRKASNGLYDLMSSSKQLKGSFYGPPKPDIPSDDQRLPFWIDPIWSNKAEEPNPMNIVNVRPEFNSKNTFPLLLSPYTISKNENIKRKLLGMDNHDRKIA; this is encoded by the exons ATGCTACCGGGAATATTTCCTACTTATGGAGTGAAAACTGCAACATCTTCCATTTCCACTCAGCTATGCCAGTATGCTCACTCTCAAGGAATTGGTATTAGCTATTATAATAGCCTTTATATGCCTTACAACCAGAATCCCACCTGTGAGACTTCAGCAACGGCAGGAGCTCTGTTACATCGTCCGATGGTTAACGAATATCAGCAGCCGCTGCAGCAACAGGTCTACCACCAACCTTCTACAATGCACAAACAGGCTTCCAACATGTGTAGTTTACTTCAGCCTCTCAATCCGTTATCCCTCCCGTCATCAAGCAGGGGACTATTAAAAAGCTTGCCTACttcagaagtaactactaacAGTTTCTTAATGCAAGACTTCACTAAAAGCAATATACCACAAAGCTGTGCAGAAAAAAACTGCCTAAAAAAATTTGATAGTCTAGTTGATTTTGATGAAGGACCATTAGTGAATGAAATGCACTGCCTTGCATCCATAAAAGACGTAAGAGATACAGTTACATTGCAGATTACTAATCTTGATTACTCGCTGGACGAGTCAAGCCTACGAAGTTTTCTTTTGAATCAACTAAAGCCTATTACTCCGGTATTATCCCTTGTTTTTGAAGGCAGTGCATATGCCAAAGTCACTGTTCCTGACCTTTAT TTTGCAAAGCAAGTTGTTTCCAATATGCATCGAAAAAAGATTGGTCATAAACGCATGCTGGTTAGTTACACACGTGACTCTTCGCTTACCGAAGTCAACACCTTGCGGTGCCAAGTAGCTGGTCTTCTAAAg GATGTTCCATACTATACACTCCCCATGTATAAGTTTCGAGAGCTCTTTCAGTCGCGCTTTAAAACTTCGATAAGTGTGCTGGATTTGTACAAAATGTCTGATGTTTGCACGATTACTTCTGATAACAATGAGGATAAGTTTATCAGTTTGCAGCCCGATCTTTTGAATACTCTGGAAAACTCGCCTTTAATGGAGGAACTTCAACACAGTGTTCCATATTGTACGATGCACTTTAGGAGAGAACAGCACAAGGGTTGGGCGGAACAGGAAATCGAGCCCTTGCCAAATGTTTTCATGAGTATATCAGAAATACAAAACCTTATCTATCCACTGTTAAAGCTTCATACTGGTGACGTTCCGGTTGCTACTCTTCTTTACTGTATTGAAGAACAGTTACAAGTAAAGATATTAGCAAATGAAAGTGGAGTAAATCTTGAGCATTTGGTCTGTTGTGTCCAAGGGATTCAAATCCATTGCAATAATTTTGGGATAAAAATTCTTGGATGGTTGGAAATTAATAAAGATAGAGCTTTTCACTTAAGTTCTAATATTAGCAGTCTAAGTTCCGGAGATCGCTCTATTGGTTCAGCCGCAAGTGGTTTAAAACACTCTTTATCGGACCCACTTTATCAAATCTCACGTGAAGTTATTGAGTTAGTTAAGATGTCGCCAAAGTCCACAATGAAGTTTAACCGCTTTATTCCAGCTTATCACAATCATTTTGGCAAGCAATGCAGAGTTGCAGATTATGGCTACACAAAACTGATTGAGCTTTTTGAAGCTCTATCCTCTGTAGTGCAAATAATGGGAGACGGCGAAAATCGTCAAATTACGCTCACGCACCGAACCCAAACACGCAGATTTACATCAGATCTTTTGCGTGTTTTACGTGCCCATGGTAATAATTCCGTTCTTCTGTCTCAATTACCAGGAATTTTATCGCaatcacaaaataaaaattttgataTTTCGGACTACGGTGTATGCAGCATTGTGGATATATTGGATGGTTTGGTAAATTCAAATATTGTAGTAGTAAACACTGTTCAGAATGGAAAGGACATTCTTATCTCAATGCCGAAACGAAAGCAAACAAGTAATGAATTAGAAAAAACTAGTGTGTTCGCTGGCGAAATAGTCGAACTCCTTCAAAACTCACTACAGTATTCAATATTATTTCAAAAGTTTGTTCGATCCTACCATTACCACTTCTCATATCAGTGTCGCCTCAGTGATTACGGCTTCCTTAAATTAACTGATCTCATGGATGCTATTCAGGGCTTGGTAGAGATGGAAATAGCATCCGATGAGGACAAAAAAATTTGTCtttctccatatgtggctaGAAGGGTTTTTGCAGAGCAATGCGGTGACCTAATTAATAATGCCAAAAACATAAGAAATGCCGTAAAACTTGATCATGTTCTTAAgttgcacaaaaaaaagtttggtTACCAAATGCAAGCGCAGACATTAGGTGCTTCTGATATGATGGCGGCTGTTAAAATGTTACCGTACATTGaagtaaaaaatatagatCAAGCCATATGGCTAATATGTCGCAAAGATGATTTATCATTTCGAAATTTCTGTTATCGTGCATGTACGCATCTTATTCGATCAGAGTTATTGGATCAAGGACCTTATGCAGGCACTGAAGGAAATACACATTTTGATCAGTCCAACAAAAACTCAAAACACATTTCGAAGGATCAATTTATAAATGAGTTTAACAgccaaaataaatatcatCTCAACGATTCGATTTTGTCATCTATGAGTCATGCTATTGAG attTATAAATACGCTGACAAGGAGTGTGTTCGTCTTACTGGCCTTTTGAGATTCTTGGTTTCTATagttcgcattctagagcatCGGCGAAGTATGCACCTGCATGAAATAAAGAAGAGTTTAAAATGCGGTCTTGGCGCTACTTTTGAATTTGGATTCCCTAATTTATACGAACTACTTTCCGCATATGAAGATCTCTTTACATTGGACTATGGAGCATCTCATGAAAGATGTAATGTTTCATTAAACGCTAATTGCGAGT TGCGCCTTTGTACCCAGCTAAGATACCTGGACATGTTTGGCTCCATTAAATTTACAAACGCAAAGAAG CAGATCGACGAATTCGAATCCAATAAGAACAATTTTGCAAATAGTGTCATCGCGTTTCCTACTTCAGAAAATACTTCTTTGTCAATTACCAATTCATCACTAATCAGTAGTTTTGGATCAGGTCAAGGAAATTCCAGTTTCACCGACAGTATGGATATGAACGACAATTTTCTTAATTCTTCCCTTAAATTATTCAACAGTTCTTTTAACACATCTGGGGATTTAGACGCTAGTTTGGGAGCAGGTGATTTGACTAAGATAGTCCCAAATGTCCCAATGACAGAAAATTACTATGAACATTCTTTGCCCAAACTTTGGCGTCGACGTAAAGTCAGTTCCTACCCGCAACCCTTGCAACATATGAATACAAATATTTCgcaacaaaaacgaaaagctTCTAATGGCCTTTACGACCTCATGAGCTCTAGTAAACAATTGAAAGGATCATTTTATGGACCACCAAAACCAGATATTCCATCGGatgat CAGAGACTTCCGTTTTGGATTGATCCGATATGGAGCAACAAAGCTGAGGAGCCAAATCCAATGAATATTGTCAATGTTCGACCTGAATTCAACTCCAAAAATACTTTCCCATTGCTATTATCTCCATATACAATTTCTAAGAATGAGAATATAAAACGAAAACTATTAGGCATGGATAATCACGATCGCAAAATAgcataa
- the LOC6498732 gene encoding meiosis regulator and mRNA stability factor 1 isoform X2: protein MLPGIFPTYGVKTATSSISTQLCQYAHSQGIGISYYNSLYMPYNQNPTCETSATAGALLHRPMVNEYQQPLQQQVYHQPSTMHKQASNMCSLLQPLNPLSLPSSSRGLLKSLPTSEVTTNSFLMQDFTKSNIPQSCAEKNCLKKFDSLVDFDEGPLVNEMHCLASIKDVRDTVTLQITNLDYSLDESSLRSFLLNQLKPITPVLSLVFEGSAYAKVTVPDLYFAKQVVSNMHRKKIGHKRMLVSYTRDSSLTEVNTLRCQVAGLLKDVPYYTLPMYKFRELFQSRFKTSISVLDLYKMSDVCTITSDNNEDKFISLQPDLLNTLENSPLMEELQHSVPYCTMHFRREQHKGWAEQEIEPLPNVFMSISEIQNLIYPLLKLHTGDVPVATLLYCIEEQLQVKILANESGVNLEHLVCCVQGIQIHCNNFGIKILGWLEINKDRAFHLSSNISSLSSGDRSIGSAASGLKHSLSDPLYQISREVIELVKMSPKSTMKFNRFIPAYHNHFGKQCRVADYGYTKLIELFEALSSVVQIMGDGENRQITLTHRTQTRRFTSDLLRVLRAHGNNSVLLSQLPGILSQSQNKNFDISDYGVCSIVDILDGLVNSNIVVVNTVQNGKDILISMPKRKQTSNELEKTSVFAGEIVELLQNSLQYSILFQKFVRSYHYHFSYQCRLSDYGFLKLTDLMDAIQGLVEMEIASDEDKKICLSPYVARRVFAEQCGDLINNAKNIRNAVKLDHVLKLHKKKFGYQMQAQTLGASDMMAAVKMLPYIEVKNIDQAIWLICRKDDLSFRNFCYRACTHLIRSELLDQGPYAGTEGNTHFDQSNKNSKHISKDQFINEFNSQNKYHLNDSILSSMSHAIEIYKYADKECVRLTGLLRFLVSIVRILEHRRSMHLHEIKKSLKCGLGATFEFGFPNLYELLSAYEDLFTLDYGASHERCNVSLNANCELRLCTQLRYLDMFGSIKFTNAKKIDEFESNKNNFANSVIAFPTSENTSLSITNSSLISSFGSGQGNSSFTDSMDMNDNFLNSSLKLFNSSFNTSGDLDASLGAGDLTKIVPNVPMTENYYEHSLPKLWRRRKVSSYPQPLQHMNTNISQQKRKASNGLYDLMSSSKQLKGSFYGPPKPDIPSDDQRLPFWIDPIWSNKAEEPNPMNIVNVRPEFNSKNTFPLLLSPYTISKNENIKRKLLGMDNHDRKIA from the exons ATGCTACCGGGAATATTTCCTACTTATGGAGTGAAAACTGCAACATCTTCCATTTCCACTCAGCTATGCCAGTATGCTCACTCTCAAGGAATTGGTATTAGCTATTATAATAGCCTTTATATGCCTTACAACCAGAATCCCACCTGTGAGACTTCAGCAACGGCAGGAGCTCTGTTACATCGTCCGATGGTTAACGAATATCAGCAGCCGCTGCAGCAACAGGTCTACCACCAACCTTCTACAATGCACAAACAGGCTTCCAACATGTGTAGTTTACTTCAGCCTCTCAATCCGTTATCCCTCCCGTCATCAAGCAGGGGACTATTAAAAAGCTTGCCTACttcagaagtaactactaacAGTTTCTTAATGCAAGACTTCACTAAAAGCAATATACCACAAAGCTGTGCAGAAAAAAACTGCCTAAAAAAATTTGATAGTCTAGTTGATTTTGATGAAGGACCATTAGTGAATGAAATGCACTGCCTTGCATCCATAAAAGACGTAAGAGATACAGTTACATTGCAGATTACTAATCTTGATTACTCGCTGGACGAGTCAAGCCTACGAAGTTTTCTTTTGAATCAACTAAAGCCTATTACTCCGGTATTATCCCTTGTTTTTGAAGGCAGTGCATATGCCAAAGTCACTGTTCCTGACCTTTAT TTTGCAAAGCAAGTTGTTTCCAATATGCATCGAAAAAAGATTGGTCATAAACGCATGCTGGTTAGTTACACACGTGACTCTTCGCTTACCGAAGTCAACACCTTGCGGTGCCAAGTAGCTGGTCTTCTAAAg GATGTTCCATACTATACACTCCCCATGTATAAGTTTCGAGAGCTCTTTCAGTCGCGCTTTAAAACTTCGATAAGTGTGCTGGATTTGTACAAAATGTCTGATGTTTGCACGATTACTTCTGATAACAATGAGGATAAGTTTATCAGTTTGCAGCCCGATCTTTTGAATACTCTGGAAAACTCGCCTTTAATGGAGGAACTTCAACACAGTGTTCCATATTGTACGATGCACTTTAGGAGAGAACAGCACAAGGGTTGGGCGGAACAGGAAATCGAGCCCTTGCCAAATGTTTTCATGAGTATATCAGAAATACAAAACCTTATCTATCCACTGTTAAAGCTTCATACTGGTGACGTTCCGGTTGCTACTCTTCTTTACTGTATTGAAGAACAGTTACAAGTAAAGATATTAGCAAATGAAAGTGGAGTAAATCTTGAGCATTTGGTCTGTTGTGTCCAAGGGATTCAAATCCATTGCAATAATTTTGGGATAAAAATTCTTGGATGGTTGGAAATTAATAAAGATAGAGCTTTTCACTTAAGTTCTAATATTAGCAGTCTAAGTTCCGGAGATCGCTCTATTGGTTCAGCCGCAAGTGGTTTAAAACACTCTTTATCGGACCCACTTTATCAAATCTCACGTGAAGTTATTGAGTTAGTTAAGATGTCGCCAAAGTCCACAATGAAGTTTAACCGCTTTATTCCAGCTTATCACAATCATTTTGGCAAGCAATGCAGAGTTGCAGATTATGGCTACACAAAACTGATTGAGCTTTTTGAAGCTCTATCCTCTGTAGTGCAAATAATGGGAGACGGCGAAAATCGTCAAATTACGCTCACGCACCGAACCCAAACACGCAGATTTACATCAGATCTTTTGCGTGTTTTACGTGCCCATGGTAATAATTCCGTTCTTCTGTCTCAATTACCAGGAATTTTATCGCaatcacaaaataaaaattttgataTTTCGGACTACGGTGTATGCAGCATTGTGGATATATTGGATGGTTTGGTAAATTCAAATATTGTAGTAGTAAACACTGTTCAGAATGGAAAGGACATTCTTATCTCAATGCCGAAACGAAAGCAAACAAGTAATGAATTAGAAAAAACTAGTGTGTTCGCTGGCGAAATAGTCGAACTCCTTCAAAACTCACTACAGTATTCAATATTATTTCAAAAGTTTGTTCGATCCTACCATTACCACTTCTCATATCAGTGTCGCCTCAGTGATTACGGCTTCCTTAAATTAACTGATCTCATGGATGCTATTCAGGGCTTGGTAGAGATGGAAATAGCATCCGATGAGGACAAAAAAATTTGTCtttctccatatgtggctaGAAGGGTTTTTGCAGAGCAATGCGGTGACCTAATTAATAATGCCAAAAACATAAGAAATGCCGTAAAACTTGATCATGTTCTTAAgttgcacaaaaaaaagtttggtTACCAAATGCAAGCGCAGACATTAGGTGCTTCTGATATGATGGCGGCTGTTAAAATGTTACCGTACATTGaagtaaaaaatatagatCAAGCCATATGGCTAATATGTCGCAAAGATGATTTATCATTTCGAAATTTCTGTTATCGTGCATGTACGCATCTTATTCGATCAGAGTTATTGGATCAAGGACCTTATGCAGGCACTGAAGGAAATACACATTTTGATCAGTCCAACAAAAACTCAAAACACATTTCGAAGGATCAATTTATAAATGAGTTTAACAgccaaaataaatatcatCTCAACGATTCGATTTTGTCATCTATGAGTCATGCTATTGAG attTATAAATACGCTGACAAGGAGTGTGTTCGTCTTACTGGCCTTTTGAGATTCTTGGTTTCTATagttcgcattctagagcatCGGCGAAGTATGCACCTGCATGAAATAAAGAAGAGTTTAAAATGCGGTCTTGGCGCTACTTTTGAATTTGGATTCCCTAATTTATACGAACTACTTTCCGCATATGAAGATCTCTTTACATTGGACTATGGAGCATCTCATGAAAGATGTAATGTTTCATTAAACGCTAATTGCGAGT TGCGCCTTTGTACCCAGCTAAGATACCTGGACATGTTTGGCTCCATTAAATTTACAAACGCAAAGAAG ATCGACGAATTCGAATCCAATAAGAACAATTTTGCAAATAGTGTCATCGCGTTTCCTACTTCAGAAAATACTTCTTTGTCAATTACCAATTCATCACTAATCAGTAGTTTTGGATCAGGTCAAGGAAATTCCAGTTTCACCGACAGTATGGATATGAACGACAATTTTCTTAATTCTTCCCTTAAATTATTCAACAGTTCTTTTAACACATCTGGGGATTTAGACGCTAGTTTGGGAGCAGGTGATTTGACTAAGATAGTCCCAAATGTCCCAATGACAGAAAATTACTATGAACATTCTTTGCCCAAACTTTGGCGTCGACGTAAAGTCAGTTCCTACCCGCAACCCTTGCAACATATGAATACAAATATTTCgcaacaaaaacgaaaagctTCTAATGGCCTTTACGACCTCATGAGCTCTAGTAAACAATTGAAAGGATCATTTTATGGACCACCAAAACCAGATATTCCATCGGatgat CAGAGACTTCCGTTTTGGATTGATCCGATATGGAGCAACAAAGCTGAGGAGCCAAATCCAATGAATATTGTCAATGTTCGACCTGAATTCAACTCCAAAAATACTTTCCCATTGCTATTATCTCCATATACAATTTCTAAGAATGAGAATATAAAACGAAAACTATTAGGCATGGATAATCACGATCGCAAAATAgcataa